A stretch of the Sulfuricurvum sp. genome encodes the following:
- the trpS gene encoding tryptophan--tRNA ligase — MRVLTGIQPSGDLHIGNYFGSIKAMIESQKDHEVFAFIANYHAMSSLSDGERLAKLTMQAATDFLALGMDPEKSTFWVQSDVKEVLELYWVLSGFTPMGLLERAHSYKDKVAKGIASNHSLFSYPVLMAADILLFGSEVIPVGKDQIQHVEIARDIAVKFNNQYGDVFVLPEFRVDEDVATVPGIDGQKMSKSYGNTIPIFSEEKIQSKIIKKIVTEAVPMEDPKEYEDCNVYNIAKLFLDYEECVALQERYKRGGEGHGHFKLYTHDVIWEYFRPYRERRAYFESHQDEVREILYAGAAKASAAAQPIMEKVRSLTGIKY; from the coding sequence GTGCGAGTTTTAACGGGTATTCAACCATCAGGCGATTTACATATCGGAAACTATTTCGGTTCGATCAAAGCTATGATCGAATCACAAAAGGATCATGAGGTCTTTGCGTTTATCGCAAACTATCATGCAATGAGTTCCCTCAGCGACGGGGAGCGGCTGGCAAAACTGACGATGCAGGCGGCGACCGACTTTTTGGCACTCGGAATGGATCCGGAAAAAAGTACCTTCTGGGTGCAGTCGGACGTAAAAGAGGTCTTGGAACTGTATTGGGTATTGTCTGGTTTTACGCCGATGGGATTATTGGAACGGGCGCATAGTTATAAAGACAAAGTAGCCAAAGGGATCGCGAGCAACCATAGTCTGTTTTCGTATCCGGTCCTTATGGCGGCGGACATTTTACTGTTCGGATCCGAAGTGATTCCGGTGGGGAAAGATCAGATTCAGCATGTTGAGATCGCACGTGACATTGCAGTGAAATTCAATAATCAATACGGCGATGTCTTTGTCCTTCCGGAGTTTCGTGTGGATGAGGACGTTGCAACCGTTCCGGGAATTGACGGACAAAAGATGTCGAAAAGTTACGGTAATACGATCCCTATTTTTTCGGAAGAGAAAATTCAATCGAAAATCATTAAGAAGATTGTCACTGAAGCGGTACCGATGGAAGATCCTAAAGAGTATGAGGATTGTAACGTCTATAATATTGCCAAGCTCTTTTTGGATTATGAGGAGTGTGTGGCTCTCCAAGAACGTTATAAACGCGGCGGAGAAGGACACGGACACTTCAAACTCTATACCCATGATGTTATTTGGGAATATTTTCGACCGTATCGCGAGCGCAGAGCCTATTTCGAATCGCATCAGGATGAAGTGAGAGAAATTTTATATGCCGGTGCGGCAAAAGCGAGTGCAGCGGCACAGCCGATCATGGAGAAAGTCCGCTCCCTAACCGGTATCAAGTATTAA
- the gmhA gene encoding D-sedoheptulose 7-phosphate isomerase gives MKNYIIKQIADSAATKQAILENDALLETIVTVAKACVEVYRQGKKTMLAGNGGSAADAQHIAAELVGRYGFDRPSIPSLALTTDTSNLTAIGNDYGYDKVFSRQLEGMAQEGDIFIGISTSGNSQNIINAFESAKDRGVTTVALVGRDGGKMAAMADYAIIIPSQATPRIQESHILIGHILCDIIEKELFGGGVA, from the coding sequence ATGAAAAACTACATTATCAAACAAATCGCCGATTCGGCGGCAACGAAACAAGCTATTTTGGAAAATGACGCATTATTGGAAACCATTGTCACCGTTGCAAAAGCGTGTGTCGAGGTCTATCGTCAGGGTAAAAAAACCATGTTGGCCGGTAACGGCGGTTCAGCTGCCGATGCACAGCATATCGCGGCAGAATTGGTTGGGCGGTACGGTTTTGACCGTCCTTCAATCCCTTCTTTGGCACTTACTACCGATACGTCTAATCTGACGGCTATCGGAAACGATTACGGATATGACAAAGTATTTTCGCGTCAACTCGAGGGGATGGCACAGGAGGGAGATATCTTTATCGGTATCTCTACATCGGGAAATTCCCAAAACATCATCAACGCGTTTGAATCGGCAAAAGATCGCGGGGTGACTACGGTAGCTCTCGTCGGACGCGACGGTGGTAAGATGGCGGCAATGGCGGATTATGCGATTATCATCCCATCTCAAGCGACACCGCGTATCCAAGAATCCCATATTCTGATCGGGCATATCCTCTGCGATATTATTGAAAAAGAGCTTTTCGGCGGCGGAGTAGCATAA
- the gmhB gene encoding D-glycero-beta-D-manno-heptose 1,7-bisphosphate 7-phosphatase → MSQKALFLDRDGVVNVEKNYLHKIEDFELMEGIIDVCRRYQDEGYLIIIVTNQSGISRGYYTEEDFAHLSRWMVEHFKEFGVTITHIYHCPHHESIDGVCECRKPEPGMLLSAKKEYGLDMASSVMIGDNERDIEAALKAGVGTNILLSGEAAASKANTIIHSLRELL, encoded by the coding sequence GTGTCACAAAAAGCCCTTTTCCTAGACCGTGACGGCGTTGTTAACGTCGAGAAAAATTACCTCCATAAAATCGAAGATTTTGAACTCATGGAAGGAATTATCGATGTATGCCGCCGCTATCAGGATGAAGGGTATCTGATTATTATCGTGACCAACCAATCGGGAATCTCGCGGGGATATTACACTGAGGAAGATTTTGCACATCTCAGCCGATGGATGGTAGAACATTTTAAAGAATTCGGTGTCACTATCACCCATATTTATCACTGTCCTCATCATGAGAGTATTGACGGTGTATGTGAGTGCCGTAAGCCGGAACCGGGAATGTTGTTATCGGCGAAAAAAGAGTATGGCTTAGATATGGCCTCCTCCGTGATGATCGGGGATAACGAACGGGATATCGAAGCCGCTTTGAAAGCGGGAGTCGGGACGAATATTCTCCTCTCCGGCGAAGCTGCAGCTTCGAAAGCCAATACCATTATTCACTCACTGCGGGAGCTTCTTTGA
- a CDS encoding asparaginase domain-containing protein, translating to MRILNTGGTFNKRYDPIKGELFVPNDNLAVEQIVKSLVISIPLQGVLYKDSLEMDNHDRSVLAHTISSLEETMIIVVHGTDTMDLSAEYVASLGLDKVIVFTGAMIPFSIDPTEATANLSMAIGYAHNAKHGVHIVMQGVMGPYDQVKKNKAAGKFEYV from the coding sequence ATGCGGATACTCAATACAGGCGGAACGTTTAATAAACGGTATGATCCGATCAAAGGAGAACTGTTTGTTCCAAACGATAATCTAGCCGTCGAACAAATCGTAAAATCTTTGGTGATCTCTATTCCGCTCCAAGGGGTACTTTATAAAGATTCTTTGGAGATGGATAACCATGATCGCTCTGTCTTGGCACATACGATTTCTTCATTAGAAGAAACAATGATTATTGTTGTTCACGGTACCGATACGATGGATTTGAGTGCCGAATACGTAGCGAGTTTGGGATTGGACAAAGTGATCGTTTTTACCGGTGCGATGATCCCTTTTAGTATTGATCCGACTGAAGCAACGGCCAATCTCTCTATGGCGATAGGGTATGCACACAATGCAAAACACGGTGTTCATATCGTGATGCAAGGTGTTATGGGACCATACGATCAAGTCAAGAAAAATAAAGCGGCAGGAAAATTTGAATATGTCTAA
- a CDS encoding heavy metal translocating P-type ATPase: MSKVKCDHCHLEFSDEVMIHDGEYRFCCNGCRGIFHLLKDEGLESFYSKMGDTTLSPPTEQFEASTNFDTPAFHERFVTTTKEGLLQVSLVIEGIHCAACVWLNEKALHKMDGVIEAHINYTNNKARITWNPESVKLSAIIDMIRAIGYNAFPYDASLQEVRANKERKDYYLRMAVATFATMNMMWIAVAQYAGYFTGITQDVKTILNTAEWFLATPVLFYSGWIFYRGAYYGLRNRAVTMDLLVVTGSSLAYFYSIYITVFEKGEAYFDSVAMIITFVLFGKFLEVLSRKNAADTLDIIGKHIPREVSIVEGETIRSVDVNEVKVGDIIVIRSGERSAIDGEVISGEGSFDESNLTGESEPIFKRLGDKIISGTTSIDALIHYRTTKDFAHSTLSNLVNLLENAMAQKPSIEQLANRLSQHFSSTILFLAIATFWGWYFWPHSFDRALMVGISVIIIACPCALALATPVATLVGLALGAKRGILFKSAAQIETMAKATMVVLDKTGTITQGRPEVVYATLHHPFDQNVLHTLVSSSKHPISRGVLEYLERTEEEVDSTTLEEVREIPARGMVGRANGVVVAGGNALLMQELGIAVDAVSDKSIFYYAVDNLLVAVFELRDLPKARAHESMEDLKRSNLRVVMLTGDHEAAAQRVAKEVGIDEVHAHLTPEGKAAFIDKAHQDGHIVVMAGDGVNDLLALAAADIAIAMGNGSDIAIEVSDVVLMNDSLTSLTEAFGISRKTYGLIKQNLGISLVYNSITIPLAMMGYVIPLIAAISMSFSSLLVVGNSMRVRWLYK; encoded by the coding sequence ATGTCTAAAGTCAAATGCGATCACTGTCATCTGGAATTCAGCGATGAAGTGATGATCCATGACGGAGAGTACCGCTTTTGCTGTAACGGCTGCCGCGGGATTTTTCATCTTCTCAAGGACGAAGGGCTGGAGAGTTTTTATTCCAAAATGGGGGACACGACCCTCTCTCCTCCGACCGAACAATTCGAAGCAAGTACCAATTTTGACACTCCCGCTTTTCATGAGCGTTTTGTAACGACAACCAAAGAGGGACTCTTGCAAGTCTCTCTCGTGATCGAGGGAATCCATTGTGCCGCGTGTGTATGGCTAAATGAAAAAGCGCTCCATAAGATGGATGGTGTGATCGAAGCCCATATCAACTATACGAACAACAAAGCACGCATTACCTGGAATCCCGAGAGCGTCAAGCTCTCTGCTATTATCGATATGATCCGTGCGATCGGTTATAACGCTTTTCCGTATGATGCATCGTTGCAGGAAGTGCGTGCGAATAAAGAGCGTAAAGATTATTATTTGCGGATGGCGGTAGCGACGTTTGCGACAATGAACATGATGTGGATTGCCGTCGCTCAGTATGCCGGATATTTTACGGGGATAACTCAAGACGTCAAAACGATTCTCAATACGGCGGAGTGGTTTTTAGCCACACCGGTACTTTTCTACAGCGGATGGATTTTTTACCGCGGAGCCTATTACGGGTTACGAAATCGCGCCGTTACGATGGACTTACTTGTCGTGACCGGGTCGAGTCTCGCGTATTTTTATTCGATCTATATAACCGTCTTTGAAAAAGGGGAAGCCTATTTTGATTCGGTAGCGATGATCATCACCTTTGTCCTTTTTGGAAAATTCCTCGAAGTCCTTAGCCGTAAAAACGCTGCCGATACTCTCGATATTATCGGAAAACATATTCCGCGAGAAGTGAGTATTGTGGAGGGGGAAACCATCCGATCCGTCGATGTCAACGAAGTCAAAGTGGGGGATATCATCGTCATCCGTAGCGGTGAACGTTCAGCAATCGACGGTGAAGTGATCTCGGGGGAGGGGAGTTTTGATGAATCCAACCTCACCGGAGAATCAGAACCGATATTCAAACGCCTCGGTGATAAAATCATCAGCGGGACGACGAGTATTGATGCCTTGATCCATTACCGTACGACCAAAGATTTTGCCCACTCGACCCTCTCGAATTTGGTGAATCTCTTAGAGAATGCGATGGCACAAAAACCCTCGATCGAGCAGCTCGCCAATCGTCTATCGCAACACTTTTCTTCTACGATTCTCTTTTTGGCGATTGCAACGTTTTGGGGATGGTATTTTTGGCCGCACAGTTTTGATAGGGCGCTTATGGTCGGGATCTCGGTCATTATCATCGCATGTCCGTGTGCGTTGGCTCTTGCAACTCCGGTTGCAACGCTGGTAGGATTGGCATTGGGGGCAAAGAGGGGAATTCTCTTTAAATCGGCGGCTCAGATCGAGACGATGGCAAAAGCGACGATGGTGGTATTGGATAAAACCGGCACCATAACTCAAGGACGTCCCGAAGTGGTTTATGCAACACTGCATCACCCGTTTGATCAGAATGTATTGCATACACTTGTTTCTTCATCCAAACATCCGATCAGCAGAGGTGTACTGGAGTATTTGGAACGTACGGAGGAGGAGGTAGATTCAACCACACTCGAAGAGGTACGTGAAATTCCTGCACGCGGTATGGTAGGACGGGCAAACGGTGTAGTTGTCGCCGGAGGAAATGCACTGTTGATGCAAGAACTGGGTATTGCCGTGGACGCCGTAAGCGATAAAAGTATTTTTTACTATGCGGTAGATAATCTTCTTGTTGCCGTGTTTGAACTTCGGGATCTTCCTAAAGCGAGAGCGCATGAGTCGATGGAAGACTTAAAACGCTCCAACCTCCGTGTTGTGATGCTCACAGGTGATCATGAAGCGGCGGCACAGCGTGTTGCAAAAGAGGTGGGGATTGATGAGGTACATGCTCATCTTACCCCAGAGGGGAAAGCGGCATTTATCGACAAAGCACATCAGGATGGTCATATTGTCGTCATGGCGGGGGACGGTGTAAACGACTTGTTGGCTTTAGCCGCCGCTGATATTGCCATCGCTATGGGTAACGGTAGTGATATCGCGATCGAAGTGAGCGATGTGGTGCTCATGAATGATTCGCTGACTTCGCTAACAGAAGCGTTCGGGATCAGTCGTAAGACATACGGTTTGATTAAACAAAACCTTGGTATCTCACTGGTCTATAACTCGATTACAATTCCGCTTGCGATGATGGGGTATGTGATACCGTTGATTGCGGCAATTTCGATGTCGTTTAGTTCGCTCTTGGTTGTCGGTAATTCGATGCGGGTGCGTTGGCTGTATAAATAG
- the ccoS gene encoding cbb3-type cytochrome oxidase assembly protein CcoS, whose product MDSWVIAMMLGASIFLGGIALAAFMWGIKNGQFDDETKMMNQVQFDDEAELNDAANQQRKQEAVNKRDYKPE is encoded by the coding sequence GTGGATAGTTGGGTAATCGCAATGATGCTCGGTGCATCGATCTTTTTAGGCGGAATAGCGTTGGCGGCTTTTATGTGGGGAATTAAAAACGGTCAATTTGACGATGAGACGAAAATGATGAATCAAGTGCAGTTTGATGACGAAGCGGAACTCAACGATGCAGCCAATCAGCAGCGTAAGCAAGAAGCAGTGAATAAACGAGATTATAAACCGGAATAA
- a CDS encoding c-type cytochrome, whose protein sequence is MKKIALAMLFAGVSLMAADGKALTAKCAACHGASFEKSALGKSPIVKGLSAEAIETALKGYKAGTLNKAGMGALMKGQVGAYSDADIKAIAAYIATIK, encoded by the coding sequence ATGAAAAAAATTGCTCTTGCAATGTTGTTCGCTGGTGTATCTTTGATGGCTGCCGATGGTAAAGCCCTAACTGCTAAATGTGCTGCTTGCCATGGTGCTTCTTTCGAAAAATCTGCTCTTGGTAAATCACCTATCGTAAAAGGTTTGTCTGCAGAAGCTATCGAAACTGCTCTTAAAGGGTACAAAGCTGGTACTTTGAACAAAGCTGGAATGGGTGCATTGATGAAAGGTCAAGTTGGAGCATACTCTGACGCTGATATCAAAGCAATCGCTGCTTACATCGCAACAATCAAATAA
- the rfaD gene encoding ADP-glyceromanno-heptose 6-epimerase — translation MRYSSADLNRKTILITGGAGFIGSNLAFYFQENYPETHVVVLDLFRSNITLSNGNLRSFGHFKNLLGFQGEVISGDINDTALLSKLKRDYQFDYIFHEAAISDTTALEQDLMIQTNVNAFKDLLDIAVAHGANMIYASSGATYGDAPSPQRVGREAPQNVYGFSKLMMDHLAHKYTKKYDHISIVGLRYFNVYGPREFFKNKTASMVVQFGHQLLAGKNPKLFENSDKILRDFIYIEDIIQANVLSMNPKENGVFNVGTGKARSFQSMVDILQNELGTSLSCEYIPNPYIGRYQFHTEADIESTRAILGYEPRFSFEEGIAAYVPEIKRLFEQEL, via the coding sequence ATGCGCTACAGTTCTGCCGATTTGAATCGAAAAACCATTTTAATCACGGGAGGGGCGGGATTCATCGGATCCAACCTCGCTTTCTATTTTCAGGAGAACTATCCTGAAACCCATGTTGTAGTTTTGGACCTTTTCCGCTCGAATATTACGTTGTCGAACGGCAATCTCAGAAGTTTCGGTCATTTTAAAAATCTCTTGGGATTTCAGGGTGAAGTGATCAGCGGTGATATCAATGACACTGCATTGCTTTCAAAGCTCAAACGCGATTATCAATTCGATTACATTTTCCATGAAGCCGCAATTTCCGATACCACGGCACTGGAACAGGATTTGATGATTCAGACCAATGTCAACGCGTTTAAAGATCTCCTCGATATCGCTGTGGCACACGGTGCCAATATGATTTATGCTTCTTCCGGAGCCACCTATGGTGATGCCCCTTCGCCTCAGCGTGTCGGACGAGAGGCTCCTCAAAACGTTTACGGTTTTTCAAAATTGATGATGGACCATTTAGCGCATAAATATACCAAGAAGTACGATCATATCAGTATTGTGGGATTGAGATATTTTAATGTATACGGTCCTAGAGAATTTTTCAAAAATAAAACGGCGTCGATGGTCGTACAATTCGGTCATCAGCTGTTGGCAGGGAAAAATCCGAAACTGTTTGAAAACTCGGATAAAATCTTACGCGATTTCATCTACATCGAAGATATCATTCAAGCCAATGTTCTCTCTATGAATCCGAAAGAGAACGGTGTTTTCAATGTCGGTACCGGAAAAGCGCGATCGTTCCAATCGATGGTGGATATCCTCCAGAACGAACTGGGGACGTCTTTGAGCTGTGAATACATCCCCAACCCGTATATCGGACGCTATCAGTTCCATACGGAAGCCGATATCGAGTCTACAAGAGCGATCTTGGGATATGAACCGCGCTTTAGCTTTGAAGAGGGGATTGCGGCATACGTACCGGAAATCAAGCGTCTGTTTGAGCAGGAACTCTAA
- the rfaE1 gene encoding D-glycero-beta-D-manno-heptose-7-phosphate kinase has translation MKKLNETHPHILVIGDLMIDHYLWGGCERISPEAPVQVVDISRETTVLGGAGNVINNLIALGARVSVSGVIGDDENGEELRSMLSAIGANSDGLMRQTGRKTSKKSRIIASNQQILRYDKESKESIDKVSERSIVSYVIDVIDTCDIIILSDYGKGVITDAVAGGIIATAKAAGKKVLVDPKGKDYRKYRGAYLLTPNKKEASEATGIVIKDDKSLQKALISLKETCSLECSMITLSEDGIAIYDKSMRRFPTVAKEVYDVTGAGDTVIASLSFALSAGLSIDEAAPFANHAAAVVVGKIGSATVTLAEIEEYASSLHQSTSDMHIKTQEEIFAISERLRREGKKVVFTNGCFDILHVGHVKYLQEAKSYGDVLIVGLNSDSSVRTLKGPTRPVNPEADRAYILAALESVDFVVMFSDETPYELIKNIAPDILVKGGDYEGKSVVGAEFAKELRLVQFVDGKSTTATIARINEGTLC, from the coding sequence ATGAAAAAGTTAAACGAAACCCATCCTCATATTCTCGTTATCGGTGATTTGATGATCGACCACTATCTTTGGGGCGGATGCGAGCGTATCTCTCCCGAAGCTCCGGTACAGGTTGTTGATATTTCTCGTGAGACGACAGTGCTCGGCGGTGCCGGAAACGTGATCAACAACTTAATCGCTTTAGGCGCGCGTGTGAGTGTGAGCGGTGTCATCGGTGACGATGAAAACGGCGAAGAATTGCGAAGTATGCTTTCGGCCATCGGTGCAAACAGTGACGGTCTTATGCGCCAAACGGGGAGAAAAACATCCAAAAAAAGTCGAATCATCGCTTCGAATCAACAAATTTTGCGCTACGACAAAGAATCGAAAGAGTCAATTGATAAAGTGAGCGAACGTTCTATCGTCTCATATGTTATTGATGTCATCGATACGTGCGATATTATCATCCTTTCCGATTACGGAAAAGGGGTCATTACCGATGCCGTTGCGGGCGGGATAATCGCTACGGCAAAAGCAGCAGGAAAAAAGGTTTTGGTTGATCCGAAAGGGAAAGATTATCGCAAATACCGCGGAGCCTATTTACTGACACCGAACAAAAAAGAGGCATCGGAAGCGACAGGAATCGTAATCAAAGATGACAAAAGTCTCCAAAAAGCGCTTATAAGTCTCAAAGAAACGTGTTCTCTCGAATGTTCGATGATAACCCTGTCCGAAGACGGTATCGCGATCTATGACAAAAGTATGCGCCGCTTTCCTACCGTGGCCAAAGAGGTTTATGATGTGACAGGTGCGGGGGATACGGTGATCGCATCCCTCTCATTTGCTTTGAGTGCGGGGCTGAGCATCGATGAAGCAGCCCCATTTGCTAATCATGCCGCCGCCGTTGTCGTCGGTAAAATCGGTTCGGCTACCGTTACGCTTGCCGAAATCGAGGAATATGCCTCCAGTCTGCACCAAAGCACGTCGGATATGCACATCAAAACGCAAGAAGAGATTTTTGCTATCTCCGAGCGTTTAAGACGTGAAGGGAAGAAGGTAGTCTTTACCAACGGATGTTTTGATATCCTCCATGTCGGGCATGTGAAATATCTCCAAGAGGCGAAAAGTTACGGGGATGTCTTGATTGTCGGGCTCAATTCGGACAGTTCGGTTCGTACCCTGAAAGGTCCGACCCGTCCTGTGAATCCCGAAGCGGATCGTGCCTATATTTTAGCCGCGCTCGAATCGGTCGATTTTGTGGTGATGTTTAGCGATGAAACTCCGTATGAACTGATTAAAAACATTGCTCCCGATATCCTTGTCAAAGGGGGAGATTATGAGGGCAAATCGGTTGTTGGAGCGGAATTTGCTAAGGAACTGCGATTGGTGCAGTTTGTGGACGGAAAAAGTACGACTGCCACGATAGCTCGAATTAATGAAGGGACACTATGCTAA
- a CDS encoding YfaZ family outer membrane protein: MLKKIILCALLSSGAFAAHQIEANVNSRDVEGQIRLDMGRMGNAMQNTYIGARFLNGDNNNSNTIANTDPLMEVSFMVMRPVQGVQGLKLGLGIKGEYTKFDGNTYAAIPLGAEAELLLPLNTPFPFYLGGSLYYAPSVLSFKDGDSYLETRLHLDAEPIDNGRVEVGYRKIDTNIKSRDVTYNSSWYFGLRLDF; the protein is encoded by the coding sequence ATGCTAAAAAAAATAATTTTATGCGCTTTACTCAGCAGTGGGGCATTCGCCGCACACCAAATTGAAGCGAATGTGAACAGCAGGGATGTCGAAGGGCAAATCCGTTTAGACATGGGTCGTATGGGAAATGCGATGCAAAATACCTATATCGGTGCACGTTTTTTAAACGGGGATAACAACAACAGCAATACGATTGCCAATACGGACCCGTTGATGGAGGTCTCATTTATGGTGATGCGTCCGGTTCAAGGGGTTCAAGGATTGAAACTTGGGCTGGGAATCAAAGGAGAATACACCAAATTTGACGGTAATACGTATGCGGCGATTCCTTTGGGTGCCGAAGCGGAACTTCTGCTCCCTTTGAATACCCCTTTCCCGTTTTATCTCGGAGGATCGCTCTATTATGCTCCGTCGGTGTTGAGCTTCAAAGACGGGGATTCGTATTTGGAAACACGCCTGCATTTGGATGCTGAGCCGATCGATAACGGCCGGGTCGAAGTGGGATACCGAAAAATCGATACCAATATCAAAAGCCGTGATGTGACGTATAACAGCTCATGGTATTTCGGGCTTAGATTAGACTTTTAA
- the waaF gene encoding lipopolysaccharide heptosyltransferase II: MKLLVILPNWLGDAVMATPSIEALCALYPEAELTLVGSFVSIEALKYHPQCVRHYVDETKKGGNRLVNTLRFARELGRHDIGITFRNQLHSSLLLSWTKTPITAGRKSWHSKLLLTHAIKPHHPSHLVEQYRDIAQSLSPSPLVIQNLRLHIPLHPYKRPTLGLNPGATYGSAKRWYPEKFAEVARALSERFDIILFGGPNEVGMANDIESRLSGLNVTNLAGKTSIQELCSFIGGLDLFITNDSGPMHVAAAYQVPTVAIFGPTRHLETSQWMNEKSLIVRHDMECAPCMKRECPLGHHECMKSITAAEVIEAAQKLI; encoded by the coding sequence GTGAAACTACTCGTCATTCTCCCCAACTGGCTAGGCGATGCCGTAATGGCGACCCCCTCTATCGAAGCACTATGCGCACTCTATCCCGAAGCGGAGCTCACATTGGTCGGTTCGTTTGTGAGCATCGAAGCGCTCAAATATCATCCCCAATGCGTACGGCATTATGTCGATGAAACGAAAAAAGGGGGCAATCGTCTCGTCAATACCCTGCGATTTGCTCGAGAGTTGGGTCGTCACGACATAGGGATAACATTTCGCAATCAGCTCCACTCCTCCCTGCTGCTCTCGTGGACAAAAACACCAATTACGGCGGGACGGAAGAGCTGGCATTCAAAACTCTTATTGACGCATGCCATCAAGCCGCACCATCCTTCCCATCTGGTGGAACAGTACCGCGATATCGCCCAAAGTCTGAGTCCGTCGCCTCTGGTCATTCAAAACCTCAGACTGCATATTCCGCTGCATCCGTATAAACGCCCTACCCTCGGACTCAATCCGGGAGCAACCTATGGAAGCGCCAAACGATGGTATCCCGAAAAGTTTGCCGAAGTGGCGCGTGCTTTGAGTGAGCGCTTCGATATTATCCTCTTCGGCGGCCCCAATGAAGTGGGTATGGCCAACGATATCGAATCACGCTTAAGCGGTTTGAACGTTACCAATCTTGCAGGAAAAACGTCGATTCAGGAGTTATGCAGTTTTATCGGCGGATTGGATCTTTTTATTACCAACGACAGCGGCCCGATGCACGTCGCAGCAGCCTATCAGGTACCGACAGTGGCGATCTTCGGACCGACACGGCATTTGGAAACATCGCAATGGATGAATGAAAAAAGTCTTATAGTGAGACATGATATGGAGTGTGCACCGTGTATGAAACGTGAGTGCCCGCTCGGACACCACGAATGTATGAAAAGTATTACAGCAGCAGAAGTAATTGAAGCTGCTCAAAAATTAATCTAG